In the Magnetospira sp. QH-2 genome, one interval contains:
- the znuC gene encoding zinc ABC transporter ATP-binding protein ZnuC → MRQEALVLADGISVSFSGRLVLERVSVAVNPGQVVTLVGPNGAGKTTLVRCLLGLMRPDSGSIVRRSGLKIGYMPQKLEVDETLPLTVRGFLRLATPGGSQGRERIKGAAEEVGITRLLDAPIQSVSGGEMQRVLLARAMVRQPDLLVLDEPVQGVDINGQAELYALIAEIRKRHGCGVLMVSHDLHLVMASTDEVVCLNTHVCCSGHPEAVSRDPAFVSLFGEGVASSLALYHHRHDHAHDMHGNVVPLEEGPKDDGHG, encoded by the coding sequence GTGCGACAAGAAGCACTCGTCCTAGCCGACGGAATCTCGGTATCTTTTTCGGGCCGTCTGGTTCTTGAACGGGTGTCAGTGGCTGTGAATCCGGGGCAGGTGGTAACCCTGGTCGGGCCCAATGGCGCCGGCAAGACCACGCTGGTGCGCTGTTTGCTCGGCCTGATGCGCCCGGACAGCGGCTCGATTGTCCGCCGTTCCGGACTGAAAATCGGCTACATGCCTCAAAAATTGGAGGTGGACGAGACCCTGCCGCTGACCGTGCGTGGGTTTCTTCGTCTTGCGACGCCGGGGGGAAGCCAGGGCCGGGAGCGGATCAAAGGGGCCGCCGAAGAGGTGGGTATTACCCGGCTTCTTGATGCCCCAATCCAATCAGTCTCCGGCGGCGAAATGCAGCGGGTGCTGCTGGCCCGGGCCATGGTTCGCCAGCCGGATCTGCTGGTACTCGATGAACCGGTGCAAGGGGTGGATATCAATGGCCAGGCCGAACTTTATGCATTGATTGCCGAGATCCGAAAGCGCCATGGCTGTGGTGTCTTGATGGTTTCCCACGACCTACATTTGGTCATGGCTTCCACCGATGAGGTGGTCTGTCTCAACACCCATGTCTGTTGCTCCGGCCACCCGGAAGCGGTTAGCCGTGATCCGGCCTTCGTCAGCCTGTTTGGCGAAGGTGTCGCCTCTTCTTTGGCGCTCTATCACCACCGCCATGATCATGCCCACGACATGCATGGCAACGTGGTGCCGTTGGAAGAGGGCCCGAAGGATGACGGTCATGGATGA
- a CDS encoding transcriptional repressor, with product MSTATIAPGKDLSALRSDDPWSRDNAAERAEELCAHRGVRLTPLRRWVLERLWEDRGRPKGAYELLEELKQEKGNAAPPTVYRALDFLLEQGLIHKLESLNSFIACNRPEKPHVTRFLLCQDCGVAEEIGETLLDEALGKAAERVGFEIQEGTIEIVGRCVRFHQGKTCDKKHSS from the coding sequence GTGAGCACCGCAACCATTGCCCCCGGCAAGGATTTATCAGCCTTGAGAAGTGACGATCCATGGTCCCGCGACAACGCGGCCGAACGTGCCGAAGAGCTTTGTGCTCACCGAGGGGTCCGGCTGACTCCGCTTCGCCGCTGGGTGCTGGAGCGCCTGTGGGAAGATCGCGGGCGGCCCAAGGGCGCCTATGAACTGCTGGAGGAACTCAAGCAGGAAAAAGGCAATGCCGCCCCGCCGACTGTCTATCGTGCCTTGGATTTTCTATTGGAGCAGGGGCTGATCCATAAGCTGGAAAGCCTGAATTCCTTCATCGCCTGCAATCGACCGGAAAAGCCTCATGTGACTCGTTTCCTGCTTTGCCAGGATTGTGGCGTCGCCGAAGAGATCGGCGAAACCTTGCTCGATGAGGCTCTTGGAAAGGCCGCTGAACGGGTCGGGTTCGAGATCCAGGAAGGCACCATCGAAATCGTCGGTCGTTGTGTCCGCTTTCACCAAGGCAAGACGTGCGACAAGAAGCACTCGTCCTAG
- the hisI gene encoding phosphoribosyl-AMP cyclohydrolase, giving the protein MCDDMITLENLKYNADGLIPAIAQQHDTGEVLMMAWMNKDSIEETLRTGQVCYWSRSRSQYWRKGESSGQVQKLKDLRWDCDGDTLLLQVDQLGVACHTGRRNCFFLAWRDGETKSIAEPEISPEDLYGKG; this is encoded by the coding sequence ATGTGCGATGACATGATCACTCTTGAAAACTTGAAATACAACGCCGACGGACTGATTCCGGCCATCGCCCAACAGCACGATACGGGCGAAGTGCTGATGATGGCCTGGATGAACAAGGACTCCATCGAAGAGACTTTGCGTACCGGACAGGTTTGTTATTGGTCGCGCTCACGCAGCCAGTATTGGCGCAAGGGCGAAAGCTCCGGTCAGGTTCAAAAACTCAAGGATCTGCGCTGGGATTGCGATGGCGACACCCTATTGTTGCAGGTGGACCAATTGGGAGTCGCCTGCCACACCGGGCGCCGCAATTGTTTCTTCCTGGCCTGGCGGGACGGCGAAACCAAGTCCATCGCCGAGCCTGAAATCTCTCCTGAGGATCTGTACGGCAAGGGCTGA
- a CDS encoding GTP-binding protein, with translation MPSPLDSVPITVITGFLGSGKTTLLNRLLDHPGLGDLAVLINEFGDVAIDHLLVREVSENVVLLNSGCLCCTVRGDLVDSLRDLFLQRVRGEIPEFKRLVIETTGLADPAPVIHTLMTDPLIGTRYRLDGIVTTVDARHGGGQLDKHKESVKQAAVADRLVITKADTVDTASIEHLKTRLRALNPAAPILVAEHGKADPGGLFDCGLYNTRDKHPNVTNWLAEEAYSLAQVETGHGDPGHVHGHDPNRHDDQIQSFCLRIEQPVDWERFTLFMEILLSSQGERFLRIKGLLNVIGEDHPVAVHGVQHMFHPPVALPAWPEGDDRHGRIVFITRDVSPDAVLRTWEAISANTTTP, from the coding sequence ATGCCCTCCCCCCTGGATTCCGTGCCCATTACCGTGATCACCGGCTTTTTGGGCAGCGGCAAGACCACGCTGCTCAACCGGCTATTGGATCATCCGGGTCTTGGCGACCTGGCGGTGCTGATCAATGAATTCGGCGATGTGGCCATCGATCATCTGCTCGTTCGCGAAGTCAGCGAGAACGTGGTGCTGCTCAACTCCGGCTGCCTATGTTGTACCGTGCGCGGAGATTTGGTCGATAGCCTGCGCGATCTATTCCTGCAAAGGGTGCGCGGCGAGATTCCGGAGTTCAAGCGGTTGGTCATCGAAACCACCGGGCTGGCTGATCCGGCCCCCGTGATTCACACCTTGATGACCGACCCTTTGATCGGGACCCGATATCGACTGGACGGAATCGTCACGACCGTCGATGCCCGCCACGGCGGCGGACAATTGGACAAGCATAAGGAATCGGTCAAACAGGCCGCTGTCGCCGACCGACTGGTGATCACCAAGGCCGACACGGTGGACACCGCCAGCATCGAACACCTCAAGACCCGCCTGCGCGCGCTGAACCCGGCGGCGCCGATCTTGGTGGCCGAACACGGAAAAGCCGACCCCGGGGGGCTATTTGACTGCGGCCTGTACAATACCCGCGACAAACATCCAAATGTCACCAACTGGCTGGCCGAGGAGGCCTATTCCTTGGCCCAGGTCGAGACCGGTCACGGCGATCCCGGTCATGTTCATGGGCATGATCCCAACCGCCACGACGACCAGATTCAGTCTTTTTGCCTGCGCATAGAGCAACCGGTGGATTGGGAACGTTTCACTTTGTTCATGGAAATCCTGCTGTCCAGCCAGGGCGAGCGATTCCTGCGCATCAAGGGGCTGCTCAATGTCATCGGTGAAGATCACCCGGTGGCCGTGCATGGGGTGCAGCATATGTTTCATCCGCCGGTGGCCCTGCCCGCCTGGCCAGAGGGAGACGACCGGCATGGACGCATCGTATTCATTACCCGGGATGTCAGCCCCGACGCCGTCTTGCGGACCTGGGAAGCGATCAGTGCGAACACCACCACGCCTTAA
- a CDS encoding cell wall hydrolase encodes MSRFAAGLLVLGTVLATEGITPSETASAAIPSGLETELHCLALNVYWEARSESLDGQLAVAGVTLNRMRSEEFPNTICGVVTQGLGKRHQCQFSWWCDGKSDEPTEEGAWKLAKMVARYALHANDRDPSQGALFYHANYVQPEWISKLKRVRKIGRHIFYRDPTKSRIGNS; translated from the coding sequence TTGAGTCGTTTCGCCGCGGGCCTTTTGGTTCTCGGCACGGTTCTGGCGACCGAGGGGATCACCCCGTCGGAAACCGCCAGCGCGGCCATTCCCTCCGGTCTTGAAACCGAGCTTCATTGTCTGGCTCTGAACGTTTATTGGGAGGCGCGCTCCGAATCGCTGGATGGTCAACTGGCCGTGGCCGGGGTGACCCTCAACCGCATGCGCAGCGAAGAGTTTCCGAACACGATTTGCGGCGTGGTGACCCAGGGCCTCGGTAAGCGTCACCAATGTCAGTTTTCTTGGTGGTGCGACGGTAAAAGCGATGAGCCGACCGAGGAAGGGGCTTGGAAGCTGGCCAAGATGGTTGCCCGCTACGCCTTGCACGCCAATGACCGCGACCCGTCCCAAGGGGCGCTGTTCTATCACGCCAACTATGTGCAACCCGAATGGATCAGCAAGTTGAAGCGGGTTCGCAAGATCGGTCGCCATATTTTCTATCGGGATCCAACCAAGAGCCGGATCGGCAATAGCTGA
- a CDS encoding DUF302 domain-containing protein produces the protein MQRIFTVLVLAVVAAGMTISAAQAGGGRHLQMYQTQGMFADVKQDILNAVANKGFVVDYVARLGDMLKRTGPAVGSSKPIYEEAEMLQFCSAKYSRAAMEIDPSNIVFCPYVIVVYTLPEDPKTVHVGYRRPMAGGSLASRKALMEIESLLDGVVREALDMN, from the coding sequence ATGCAACGGATTTTTACAGTCCTGGTCCTGGCCGTGGTGGCTGCGGGCATGACGATCTCCGCCGCTCAAGCCGGTGGTGGGCGCCATCTGCAGATGTACCAAACTCAGGGGATGTTCGCCGATGTCAAACAAGACATCTTGAACGCGGTGGCCAACAAAGGCTTCGTGGTCGATTACGTGGCTCGCCTGGGTGACATGCTCAAGCGCACCGGCCCGGCGGTAGGGTCCAGTAAACCCATCTACGAAGAGGCGGAAATGCTACAGTTTTGCTCCGCCAAATATTCCCGCGCCGCGATGGAAATCGATCCCAGCAACATCGTCTTCTGTCCCTACGTGATCGTCGTCTACACCTTGCCCGAGGACCCGAAAACCGTGCACGTGGGCTATCGCCGCCCCATGGCCGGCGGCAGCCTGGCATCGCGCAAGGCTCTCATGGAAATCGAATCGCTGCTGGACGGCGTGGTCCGCGAGGCCCTGGATATGAATTGA
- a CDS encoding GIY-YIG nuclease family protein produces MLGSDGPGGPRTYVGWTTDLDLRLARHNDGSGAKSTRGRVWVMLYGESFANRTEAMSREWHLKKDRNLRKSLLENGRGLY; encoded by the coding sequence GTGCTGGGAAGCGACGGTCCGGGCGGCCCGCGCACCTATGTGGGCTGGACCACCGATCTGGACTTGCGTCTGGCCCGCCACAACGACGGCTCCGGCGCCAAATCCACCCGAGGCCGCGTCTGGGTAATGCTCTACGGCGAATCCTTTGCCAATCGCACCGAGGCCATGAGCCGCGAATGGCACCTCAAGAAAGATCGCAACTTGCGGAAATCACTGCTGGAAAACGGCAGGGGCCTCTATTGA
- the proS gene encoding proline--tRNA ligase, protein MRLSTYFVPTLKENPAEAQIVSHRLMLRAGLVRQSSAGIYTWLPMGLRVLRKIEDVVRREQAAAGAQELLMPTIQPAELWQKSERYDDYGPEMLRIKDRHEREMLYGPTNEELITDLFANNVRSYKELPKNLYHIQWKFRDEIRPRFGVMRGREFLMKDGYSFDLTYEGARHAYNKMFISYLRTFARMGLTAIPMQADTGPIGGDLSHEFLILADTGESEVFVHKDLMELDWSAGDLDYDDPAAMQAAVDSYTGKYAATDEKHDRAKEAELGDALINARGIEVGHIFFFGTKYSEKLGARVTGPDGKEITLEMGSYGIGVSRLVGGIIEASHDDNGIIWPEEVAPFRVGLINMKVGDVECDAACEALYEELQARGVDVLYDDRSERAGVKFADMDLMGLPWQLVVGPRGLKNGIVELKSRKTGEREEVGLDVLVDKLAG, encoded by the coding sequence ATGCGCCTATCCACCTACTTCGTGCCCACCTTGAAAGAAAACCCGGCCGAGGCGCAGATCGTCTCGCACCGATTGATGCTACGCGCCGGACTGGTCCGCCAGTCTTCCGCCGGGATCTACACCTGGCTGCCCATGGGCTTGCGGGTATTGCGCAAGATCGAGGATGTGGTGCGTCGGGAACAGGCTGCCGCCGGGGCGCAGGAATTGCTGATGCCGACCATTCAGCCCGCCGAGCTATGGCAGAAGTCCGAGCGCTATGACGACTACGGCCCGGAGATGCTGCGCATCAAGGACCGCCACGAACGGGAAATGCTCTACGGTCCGACCAATGAGGAACTGATCACCGATCTGTTCGCCAACAACGTGCGCTCCTACAAGGAACTGCCCAAGAACCTGTACCATATCCAGTGGAAGTTCCGCGACGAGATCCGGCCCCGCTTTGGCGTCATGCGCGGGCGCGAGTTCCTGATGAAAGACGGCTATTCCTTCGACCTGACCTACGAAGGCGCCCGCCACGCCTACAACAAGATGTTCATTTCCTATCTGCGCACCTTCGCGCGCATGGGCCTGACTGCCATTCCCATGCAGGCCGACACCGGCCCCATCGGCGGCGATCTGTCGCACGAGTTCCTGATCCTGGCCGACACCGGCGAGAGCGAGGTCTTCGTGCACAAGGACCTGATGGAGCTGGACTGGAGCGCCGGGGACCTGGACTATGACGATCCGGCGGCCATGCAGGCGGCGGTGGACAGCTACACCGGCAAGTATGCCGCCACCGACGAGAAACACGATCGGGCCAAGGAAGCGGAACTGGGCGACGCGCTGATCAACGCCCGGGGCATCGAGGTCGGCCATATCTTCTTCTTCGGCACAAAGTACTCTGAAAAGCTGGGCGCCCGGGTCACCGGGCCGGACGGCAAGGAGATCACCTTGGAAATGGGCTCCTACGGCATCGGCGTGTCGCGTCTGGTGGGGGGTATCATCGAAGCTTCCCATGACGACAACGGCATCATCTGGCCAGAGGAAGTCGCCCCGTTCCGGGTCGGGCTGATCAACATGAAGGTCGGGGACGTCGAGTGTGACGCGGCCTGCGAGGCCCTCTATGAGGAGCTCCAGGCGCGCGGCGTGGACGTGCTCTACGACGACCGCTCGGAGCGTGCGGGCGTAAAATTCGCCGACATGGATTTGATGGGCCTGCCCTGGCAATTGGTGGTGGGCCCGCGCGGGCTGAAGAATGGCATTGTCGAACTGAAGAGCCGCAAGACCGGCGAACGCGAGGAAGTCGGTCTGGACGTCCTCGTCGACAAGCTGGCGGGCTGA
- a CDS encoding lipoprotein-releasing ABC transporter permease subunit: MRLPSLPSALRIFKPFEWMLALRYLRARRQEGFISVIAWFSLLGIALGVATLIIVMSVMNGFREELLSRILGLNGHLTVQAGPQGVANFDDLTRAVSGIKGVTLVAPVIEGQVMATGRGIANGAMVRGMRPEDLKKRPMIIDNLRTGSVEAFEDGDAVIVGARLAGKMGLTTGDKITLISPKGNVTAFGTVPRMRAYRIAGTFEVGMYEYDSSFIFMPLAAAQKYFKLPDRVSHLELMIEDPYEIKRPRAEVAAVTVGQGRVYDWQQTNHSFFSALQVERNVMFLILTLIIIVAAFNIVSSMIMLVKDKGSDIAILRTMGASRASILKIFFISGASVGTIGTFVGYWLGMLFCWNIEGIRRGIESITGSDLFNAEIYFLSKLPAKVDTWEVVTVVLMGLGLSFLATLYPAWRAARLDPVEALRYE, translated from the coding sequence ATGCGGCTCCCCTCCCTGCCCTCGGCCCTGCGGATCTTCAAGCCCTTCGAATGGATGCTCGCCCTGCGCTACCTGCGCGCCCGGCGGCAGGAGGGATTCATCTCGGTCATCGCCTGGTTCTCGCTGCTCGGCATCGCCCTGGGTGTGGCGACGCTGATCATCGTCATGTCGGTGATGAATGGCTTCCGCGAGGAACTGCTGTCGCGCATTCTCGGCTTAAACGGCCACCTGACCGTGCAAGCGGGACCACAAGGCGTGGCCAATTTCGACGACTTGACCCGTGCTGTGTCCGGCATCAAAGGCGTCACCTTGGTCGCGCCGGTGATCGAGGGACAAGTCATGGCCACTGGGCGGGGTATCGCCAATGGTGCCATGGTGCGCGGCATGCGGCCCGAAGACCTGAAGAAACGGCCGATGATTATCGACAATCTGCGGACCGGGAGTGTGGAGGCCTTTGAAGATGGCGACGCGGTGATCGTCGGGGCACGGCTGGCCGGCAAGATGGGCCTGACCACCGGCGATAAGATTACCTTGATCTCGCCCAAGGGCAATGTCACGGCTTTCGGCACCGTGCCGCGCATGCGCGCTTATCGGATCGCCGGGACTTTCGAAGTGGGCATGTATGAATATGATTCCAGCTTCATCTTCATGCCCCTGGCAGCCGCGCAGAAGTACTTCAAGCTGCCCGATCGGGTCTCGCATCTGGAATTGATGATCGAGGACCCCTACGAGATCAAGCGCCCCCGGGCCGAGGTGGCGGCGGTCACCGTCGGCCAGGGCCGGGTCTATGACTGGCAGCAGACCAATCACAGCTTCTTCAGCGCCTTGCAGGTGGAACGCAACGTGATGTTCCTGATCTTGACGCTGATCATCATCGTCGCCGCCTTCAACATCGTGTCGTCCATGATCATGCTGGTCAAAGACAAGGGCAGCGACATCGCCATCCTGCGCACCATGGGCGCCAGCCGCGCCTCGATCCTGAAGATCTTTTTCATCTCCGGGGCCAGCGTTGGCACCATCGGCACCTTTGTCGGCTACTGGCTCGGCATGCTGTTTTGCTGGAACATCGAAGGCATCCGCCGGGGCATCGAGTCCATCACCGGGTCGGACCTGTTCAACGCCGAGATTTACTTTCTCTCCAAACTGCCGGCCAAGGTGGATACCTGGGAGGTGGTCACCGTGGTGCTGATGGGTCTGGGACTGTCTTTTTTGGCCACCCTCTATCCGGCCTGGCGGGCGGCGCGGCTCGATCCGGTGGAGGCCCTGCGCTATGAATGA
- a CDS encoding ABC transporter ATP-binding protein, producing MNDGQPILQLQQVQRTFEQGERTLKVLRGADLEIREGEIVALVGPSGAGKSTLLHIAGLLEKADGGQVRIDGTDCAGLNDLERTRLRRSDLGFVYQYHYLLPEFSALENVVIPQRIAGLNRPEAEERAHQLLSMMGLEDRSTHRPARLSGGEQQRVAIARALANAPRLLLADEPTGNLDPHTAGHVFDLLLKLCKGAGLAALIATHNPDLAARMDRVVSLEEGLLVAR from the coding sequence ATGAATGATGGCCAGCCGATCCTACAGCTTCAACAGGTCCAGCGCACCTTTGAACAAGGCGAACGCACCCTCAAGGTGCTGCGCGGCGCCGATCTGGAGATCCGCGAAGGCGAGATCGTTGCCCTGGTGGGGCCGTCCGGGGCGGGCAAATCCACGCTGCTGCATATTGCCGGGCTGCTGGAAAAGGCCGATGGCGGCCAGGTGCGCATCGACGGTACCGACTGCGCCGGCCTGAACGACCTGGAGCGCACCCGCCTGCGCCGCTCGGACCTGGGCTTTGTCTATCAGTACCACTACCTGCTACCGGAATTCTCCGCCTTGGAAAACGTGGTCATCCCACAACGAATCGCCGGGCTGAACCGCCCCGAGGCCGAAGAGCGGGCCCACCAGCTTCTGAGCATGATGGGCCTGGAAGACCGTTCCACCCATCGCCCGGCCCGTCTGTCGGGCGGCGAGCAGCAACGGGTCGCCATCGCTCGCGCCCTGGCCAACGCCCCGCGCCTGTTGCTCGCCGACGAGCCCACCGGCAACCTGGACCCGCACACGGCAGGCCATGTGTTCGACCTTCTCCTCAAGCTTTGCAAGGGCGCCGGTCTCGCCGCCCTCATCGCCACCCACAACCCGGACCTGGCGGCCCGCATGGACCGGGTGGTGAGCCTCGAGGAAGGCCTGCTGGTGGCGAGATAG